The Candidatus Nitrosymbiomonas proteolyticus genome has a segment encoding these proteins:
- a CDS encoding site-specific tyrosine recombinase XerD, with product MNGFTEEIESFLDYLSVQRGASPHTVAAYRNDLTRARGHFLEHGFDSARMLDRVSVAKYSTALAKEFSPSTCQRNLSSLRSFLKYLKRTSAGPEIELPSTGGFRKPKLLPKALTFETVSTLLEAPDTSSPLGLRDRALLELLYGAGLRISEAIELELHGLDLERGMLSVTGKRGKTRWVPLPKETVEWLAKYLEFGRPHLLRRPTRRVFVSARGLHWRRTSAAKRIQDYCRQAGIAEISPHALRHSYAVHLLKGGADLRAVQELLGHESIATTQVYTQLDIDELRRRFLAAHPRR from the coding sequence AACGGGTTTACTGAAGAAATCGAGTCGTTCTTAGACTATCTGAGCGTGCAGCGTGGAGCGAGCCCCCATACCGTGGCGGCGTACCGCAACGATCTGACCCGGGCCCGCGGCCACTTCTTGGAGCATGGGTTCGACTCGGCGCGGATGCTGGACCGTGTATCGGTGGCGAAGTACTCGACAGCGCTCGCCAAGGAGTTCTCGCCTTCCACATGCCAGCGCAATCTGAGCTCCCTGCGATCGTTCCTGAAGTACCTCAAACGTACCTCCGCAGGACCGGAGATCGAACTCCCCAGCACCGGGGGGTTCCGAAAGCCGAAACTCCTTCCCAAGGCGCTGACTTTCGAGACGGTTTCGACGCTTCTCGAAGCCCCAGACACTTCGTCTCCCCTCGGACTTCGCGACCGCGCGCTGCTCGAACTGCTTTACGGCGCGGGACTCCGAATCAGCGAAGCCATCGAACTCGAACTCCACGGACTCGATCTGGAGCGCGGCATGTTGTCCGTTACGGGCAAGCGGGGAAAGACCCGTTGGGTGCCTCTGCCGAAGGAAACGGTGGAATGGCTGGCTAAGTACCTCGAGTTCGGACGGCCTCACCTTCTCAGGCGGCCGACCCGGCGCGTGTTCGTCTCCGCCCGGGGCCTTCATTGGAGGCGGACAAGCGCGGCCAAGAGGATTCAGGACTATTGCCGACAGGCTGGGATCGCCGAAATCAGCCCCCACGCCTTGCGGCACTCTTACGCAGTCCACCTGCTGAAAGGCGGAGCGGACTTGCGGGCGGTACAAGAACTCCTGGGCCATGAATCGATCGCGACGACTCAGGTGTACACTCAACTCGACATCGACGAGTTGCGCAGAAGGTTCCTTGCAGCCCATCCAAGGCGGTAA
- a CDS encoding tRNA (adenosine(37)-N6)-threonylcarbamoyltransferase complex transferase subunit TsaD codes for MNPEALRLWDGPVLGIETSCDETSLAVLEGLSVRANVVSSQAKLHEQWGGIVPEAASRAHVEAFLPAMEQALSESGMNLSDITAISVTNRPGLVGALNVGLTAAKGLAYALEVPFVAVHHLEGHLLSPLLDDPDLRFPHVCLLVSGGHTEIVRLEGLGAYRLLAQTRDDAAGEAFDKTARLLGLGNPGGAAIQELAQGANPERYPLPVALEKEETLDLSFSGLKTAVLRLVESEGASLDKPDAAASIQHAIARALVLRGMQATEREGVDCLTLVGGVAANERLRQSLAKECERRGWRFRTPRAEYCTDNAAMIALAGSWRLAAGQRSGWEAEPESTAPLPGPVES; via the coding sequence GTGAACCCGGAAGCTCTGCGGCTTTGGGATGGGCCCGTGCTCGGGATCGAGACGAGTTGCGACGAAACCAGCCTGGCCGTACTCGAGGGACTCTCGGTTCGCGCCAACGTGGTTTCGAGTCAGGCCAAGTTGCACGAGCAATGGGGCGGGATCGTTCCCGAAGCGGCGTCGAGGGCGCACGTAGAAGCGTTCCTCCCGGCGATGGAGCAAGCCCTTTCGGAGTCGGGCATGAACCTGAGCGACATCACGGCGATCTCGGTTACGAACCGGCCGGGTCTCGTCGGCGCGCTCAACGTGGGGCTCACCGCCGCGAAGGGGCTGGCGTATGCGCTGGAGGTTCCGTTCGTTGCGGTCCACCACCTCGAAGGCCACCTCTTGAGCCCGCTTCTTGACGATCCCGACCTCCGATTTCCGCACGTCTGCCTTCTGGTCTCGGGCGGGCATACAGAGATCGTGCGACTCGAAGGCCTGGGGGCCTACCGGCTATTGGCGCAGACCCGCGACGACGCGGCAGGTGAGGCGTTCGACAAGACCGCGCGGCTTCTAGGGTTGGGTAATCCGGGAGGTGCGGCGATTCAGGAGCTTGCCCAGGGGGCGAACCCCGAGCGCTACCCGTTGCCCGTCGCCTTGGAGAAGGAGGAGACGCTCGATTTGAGCTTTAGCGGCCTGAAGACAGCGGTTCTTCGGTTGGTGGAGTCGGAGGGAGCATCGCTGGACAAGCCAGATGCCGCCGCTTCGATCCAACACGCGATCGCGCGCGCTCTGGTCCTGAGAGGCATGCAGGCCACCGAGCGAGAGGGCGTCGATTGCCTCACGCTGGTGGGGGGCGTGGCCGCAAACGAGCGCCTTCGCCAGTCCCTTGCTAAGGAGTGCGAGCGCAGAGGCTGGAGGTTTCGGACGCCCCGCGCGGAGTACTGCACGGATAACGCGGCCATGATCGCGCTCGCGGGCTCGTGGCGATTGGCCGCCGGGCAGCGCAGCGGCTGGGAGGCCGAGCCTGAGTCCACCGCGCCCCTTCCCGGCCCGGTTGAGTCCTGA
- a CDS encoding ribosomal-protein-alanine N-acetyltransferase codes for MKVRLAPFAPEHIDAVMAIERLSNPSPWSVESFRSELANPQSVFLVALSGSEAVGFGGIWLVVDEAHVTTLAVHPDYRRSGVGRLLMNELLSRAKQAGMTCSTLEVRSQNEPAIELYESLGYRQTATRKRYYPNNDDATVMWLEDLDIPQVEPTSGKRKRA; via the coding sequence ATGAAGGTTCGCCTTGCCCCGTTCGCGCCGGAACACATCGACGCCGTTATGGCTATTGAGCGGCTCAGCAACCCTTCGCCTTGGTCGGTTGAGAGCTTCCGATCCGAACTCGCAAACCCCCAAAGCGTGTTCCTTGTGGCGCTCTCGGGTTCGGAAGCGGTCGGCTTTGGGGGGATCTGGCTCGTGGTGGACGAGGCCCACGTCACGACCCTTGCCGTTCACCCCGACTACCGGCGATCCGGCGTAGGCAGACTCCTGATGAACGAGCTGCTTTCTAGGGCAAAGCAAGCCGGGATGACATGCTCGACCCTCGAGGTCCGCAGTCAAAACGAACCCGCTATCGAACTCTATGAGAGCCTTGGATATCGGCAGACCGCCACGCGCAAGCGTTACTACCCCAACAACGACGACGCGACCGTCATGTGGCTCGAAGACCTCGACATCCCGCAGGTCGAGCCGACGAGCGGGAAAAGGAAACGAGCGTGA
- a CDS encoding amino acid ABC transporter ATPase, whose translation MLEISGLDVYYGAIHALKNVGIRVEEREIVAIIGSNGAGKSTLLRAISGLNRARHGTIVFQGENIEAMPAHEIVKRGISQAPEGRRIFTNMTVMENLLLGAFTRKDSGVGADLEGVMKRFPRLKERISQSAGTLSGGEQQMLAIGRALMSRPKLLLLDEPSLGLAPNLVSEIFDIVTTINGEGTTVLLVEQNAHRALDIAHRAYVLETGSIVLADTGKNLLANPKVKEAYLGG comes from the coding sequence ATGCTCGAAATCTCCGGACTCGATGTGTACTACGGCGCGATCCATGCGCTGAAGAACGTCGGCATCCGCGTGGAAGAGCGAGAAATCGTCGCCATCATTGGGTCGAACGGCGCGGGAAAGAGCACGTTGCTCCGCGCCATCAGCGGCCTGAACCGCGCCCGCCACGGCACAATCGTGTTTCAGGGCGAGAACATCGAGGCGATGCCCGCCCACGAGATCGTCAAGCGCGGGATCAGCCAGGCGCCGGAGGGCCGACGCATCTTCACGAATATGACGGTGATGGAGAACCTGTTGCTGGGCGCATTCACGCGTAAGGACTCCGGGGTGGGCGCGGACCTCGAAGGCGTGATGAAGCGCTTCCCTCGCCTCAAGGAACGAATCTCTCAAAGCGCGGGGACGCTCAGCGGAGGGGAGCAACAGATGCTGGCGATCGGCAGGGCGCTGATGTCGCGTCCGAAGCTGCTCCTTCTGGACGAGCCCAGCCTTGGGCTTGCCCCCAATTTGGTCAGCGAGATTTTCGATATCGTCACCACGATCAACGGCGAAGGCACGACGGTGCTGCTGGTCGAACAAAACGCGCACCGGGCGCTCGACATCGCCCACCGGGCCTACGTTCTCGAAACGGGTTCGATCGTGTTGGCGGACACAGGCAAAAACCTGCTCGCCAACCCGAAAGTCAAGGAAGCCTATCTCGGAGGGTAG
- a CDS encoding alpha-glucan phosphorylase: MSERTLALGIFLGLSDNYHAAMKHPKYSHSFEVTSELPEELHPLKRLAFNLRWTWHEPTQELFRQVDRQLWEEVEHNPVQLLNGLPAKRIQALCNDAAFLASLKVCADDLDQYLEGKTWFGETFPEQVGRTLVAYFCAEFGISETLPIYSGGLGVLAGDHLKAASDLGVPLVGVGLLYSRGYFRQILTSDGWQQEHYPKYDFYQYPLQLMRGEDQQPLRVEVELPDRTIICQVWKCDVGRIQLVLLDSNVLENAPVDQEITDTLYGGDQEMRIRQELILGVGGMRALDTLGIRPTVCHMNEGHSAFLSLERIRQFVKQRGCDFRLARKVVVAGNVFTTHTPVPAGFDLFPPDVLERYASSLAQEIGLKMDDLIRLGRIDPENDGEPFNMAVFAMENSNYVNGVSELHARVTRQMFHARWPDYPEDEVPVSAITNGVHTLSWTSPRMAKLFDTYLGSEWRERPDDPETWAQVHAIPDRELWEVRENMRGDFVRFVRKRVQRDLVRRGHTRSDASQAETILDPRILTIGFARRFATYKRATLLLSDPERLRSLLFHSDRPIQIVIAGKSHPKDDEGKRLIQQIVAFVESESAMQRIVFLEDYDISVAKMMVQGIDLWLNNPRRPMEASGTSGMKVVPNGGLNCSALDGWWDEGFDPGVGWAIGSRNDYADTGFQDWVDSRSLYVALEGEVSNKFYTRSNGDPPTGWVEMIKQSMAKLAPRFSTARMVRDYAEKFYLPASVSFQAMESNGLGRAKEALAWRDKVRAAWPKVRVDSVSDTLQSRNLVGSTFSIRVTADLDGLMPEEARVQAVVGRVGSNRELQDVWHVDLTHVGSENGMHSFEGEVPCRQAGHLGYTVRIVPSSPDVVIPSELNLVRWEKD; this comes from the coding sequence GTGAGCGAACGGACGCTAGCCCTGGGTATTTTCTTGGGGTTGTCCGACAACTATCATGCGGCCATGAAGCATCCCAAGTACTCGCATTCGTTCGAAGTGACGTCGGAACTGCCGGAGGAGCTTCACCCTCTCAAGCGGCTTGCGTTCAACCTTCGCTGGACCTGGCACGAACCCACTCAGGAGCTTTTCCGGCAGGTCGACCGGCAGTTGTGGGAGGAGGTTGAGCACAACCCGGTGCAACTGCTCAACGGCCTGCCCGCGAAGCGAATCCAGGCTCTCTGCAACGATGCCGCCTTTCTCGCGAGCCTCAAGGTGTGCGCCGACGACCTCGATCAGTACCTCGAAGGGAAGACCTGGTTTGGCGAGACCTTCCCCGAACAGGTGGGCCGGACCCTGGTCGCGTATTTCTGCGCTGAGTTCGGGATCTCCGAAACGCTTCCGATCTATAGCGGAGGGCTCGGCGTTCTTGCGGGCGACCACCTTAAGGCCGCGAGCGATCTCGGCGTGCCGCTGGTCGGTGTTGGGCTCCTTTATTCCCGAGGATACTTCCGCCAAATCCTCACCTCTGACGGCTGGCAACAGGAGCACTATCCGAAGTACGACTTTTATCAATATCCGCTCCAACTCATGCGCGGAGAGGACCAGCAGCCGTTGCGGGTGGAAGTCGAACTCCCCGACCGCACCATCATCTGCCAGGTCTGGAAGTGCGACGTCGGACGAATTCAGTTGGTTCTGCTGGACAGCAACGTCCTTGAAAACGCGCCTGTCGATCAGGAGATCACCGACACGCTTTATGGCGGCGACCAAGAGATGCGGATTCGCCAGGAGCTGATCTTGGGCGTTGGGGGCATGCGAGCGCTCGATACGTTGGGGATTCGCCCCACGGTCTGCCACATGAACGAGGGCCATTCGGCGTTCCTTTCGCTCGAACGCATTCGGCAGTTCGTCAAGCAGCGCGGCTGCGACTTCCGGTTGGCGCGGAAGGTGGTCGTGGCGGGGAACGTGTTTACGACGCACACGCCGGTCCCTGCCGGGTTCGACCTTTTTCCTCCGGACGTGCTCGAGCGGTACGCGTCGAGCCTAGCGCAAGAGATCGGGCTCAAGATGGACGACCTGATCCGACTCGGGCGCATCGACCCTGAAAACGACGGAGAGCCGTTCAACATGGCCGTCTTCGCGATGGAAAACTCGAACTATGTGAACGGAGTCTCAGAGCTTCACGCCCGCGTGACGAGGCAGATGTTTCACGCTCGATGGCCCGACTACCCCGAAGACGAAGTGCCTGTGTCGGCGATTACAAACGGCGTCCACACGTTGAGTTGGACGAGCCCTCGAATGGCCAAACTGTTCGACACCTATCTGGGTTCGGAGTGGCGCGAACGCCCCGACGACCCCGAAACGTGGGCTCAGGTGCATGCGATCCCCGATCGCGAGCTGTGGGAGGTTCGGGAGAACATGCGCGGCGACTTCGTTCGCTTCGTCCGCAAGCGAGTTCAGCGCGACCTCGTGCGCCGAGGGCACACCCGTTCCGACGCAAGCCAAGCGGAGACGATCTTGGACCCGCGGATATTGACGATCGGCTTCGCCCGCCGGTTCGCGACCTACAAACGCGCCACGCTCCTCCTTTCCGATCCCGAGCGGCTGCGCTCGCTGCTCTTCCATTCCGATCGCCCGATTCAAATCGTCATCGCCGGAAAGAGCCACCCCAAAGATGATGAAGGCAAGAGACTGATCCAGCAAATCGTCGCTTTTGTGGAGTCGGAGTCGGCAATGCAGAGGATCGTGTTTCTCGAGGACTACGACATCAGCGTCGCGAAGATGATGGTCCAGGGCATCGATCTCTGGCTCAATAACCCCCGAAGACCGATGGAGGCGAGCGGAACGAGCGGCATGAAGGTGGTGCCGAACGGGGGCCTGAATTGCTCCGCGCTGGACGGCTGGTGGGATGAAGGCTTCGACCCGGGCGTCGGCTGGGCGATCGGAAGCCGGAACGACTATGCCGATACCGGGTTCCAAGACTGGGTCGACAGCCGGTCGCTGTACGTAGCGCTCGAAGGAGAAGTCTCGAACAAGTTCTACACTCGCTCCAACGGCGATCCTCCGACCGGATGGGTCGAGATGATCAAGCAAAGCATGGCGAAGCTTGCGCCCCGGTTTTCGACGGCGCGAATGGTTCGCGATTATGCAGAGAAGTTCTATCTGCCTGCTTCGGTGTCGTTCCAAGCGATGGAATCGAACGGCTTGGGCCGCGCGAAAGAGGCGCTCGCTTGGCGCGATAAGGTGCGGGCGGCTTGGCCCAAAGTGCGAGTCGATTCGGTCTCGGATACGCTGCAGAGCCGAAATCTCGTGGGATCGACGTTTTCGATCCGCGTGACAGCCGATCTCGACGGTTTGATGCCGGAAGAGGCCCGCGTTCAGGCCGTCGTCGGACGAGTCGGCTCCAATCGAGAGCTTCAAGACGTTTGGCATGTGGACCTGACGCACGTTGGCTCCGAGAACGGGATGCACTCGTTTGAAGGAGAAGTGCCTTGCCGGCAGGCCGGGCACCTCGGCTATACCGTGCGAATCGTGCCTTCGAGCCCCGACGTCGTGATCCCCAGCGAACTCAACCTAGTGCGTTGGGAAAAGGATTAA
- a CDS encoding two-component system response regulator — MPSKILVCDDERNIVRLIQVNLERHGYQVVTAFDGKEGLEKIKSEKPSMVVLDVMMPYMDGFEVLKAIRRDPETENLPVIMLTAKAQDKDVFEGYHFGADMYLTKPFNPAELIAFVKRISEGTKDDGPKRYDL; from the coding sequence ATGCCATCCAAGATTTTGGTTTGTGACGACGAGAGAAACATCGTCCGTTTGATTCAGGTGAATCTGGAGCGACACGGCTACCAGGTCGTGACGGCTTTCGACGGCAAGGAAGGCCTCGAGAAGATCAAATCCGAGAAGCCGAGCATGGTCGTTCTGGACGTGATGATGCCGTATATGGACGGGTTCGAAGTCCTCAAAGCCATCCGCCGCGACCCGGAAACCGAAAACCTGCCCGTCATCATGCTGACGGCAAAGGCGCAGGACAAGGACGTGTTCGAAGGCTACCACTTCGGCGCGGACATGTATCTGACCAAGCCATTCAACCCAGCCGAGCTGATCGCATTCGTTAAGAGAATCTCCGAAGGCACCAAAGACGACGGCCCCAAGCGGTACGACCTGTAA
- a CDS encoding fumarylacetoacetate hydrolase — protein sequence MKLVRFHLLSDPESIRAGFVHQGRVYETDGTSPIAVHDWADTQLLAPIGKPNSVRFVPSGFGVGGGQAGFDSEDSGPQFVYLNPGSVVGSHSNLLLDDDFGGVSLKCCLALAVAEAGMNLDPGQALGCAIGFAMALVAYSPELERRELASGLGLSRSHDFAIPVGPALTSPDEMSDDLGPEGDFVAPFACTLSLNGADVAVFDSTDGPVSLPSIVSFASQTAPIRAGDLFLVELGPTRQGLRIEPGDEIRWTSDRLGSLALRRI from the coding sequence GTGAAGCTCGTCCGCTTCCATCTGCTTTCCGACCCCGAGAGTATTCGTGCCGGATTCGTGCATCAAGGCAGGGTCTATGAGACCGACGGCACGAGCCCGATCGCGGTCCACGATTGGGCCGACACCCAACTCCTTGCGCCGATCGGCAAGCCCAATTCGGTGCGGTTCGTCCCGAGTGGCTTTGGCGTGGGCGGTGGGCAGGCAGGATTCGACAGCGAGGACTCCGGCCCGCAGTTTGTCTATCTCAACCCCGGATCGGTCGTGGGCTCCCATTCGAACTTGCTGCTCGACGACGACTTTGGAGGGGTCTCGCTGAAGTGTTGCCTCGCCCTCGCTGTGGCCGAGGCCGGCATGAACCTCGACCCCGGACAGGCGCTCGGTTGCGCGATCGGGTTCGCAATGGCCTTGGTAGCGTATTCGCCGGAACTCGAACGGCGCGAGTTGGCATCGGGTCTTGGCCTCAGCCGAAGCCACGACTTCGCCATTCCTGTCGGACCCGCCCTTACGTCGCCCGACGAGATGAGCGACGATCTTGGACCTGAGGGCGACTTCGTCGCTCCGTTCGCCTGTACCTTGAGCCTGAACGGAGCGGACGTCGCGGTGTTCGATAGCACGGATGGACCCGTTTCGTTGCCGTCGATCGTGTCGTTTGCCAGCCAGACGGCCCCCATCCGCGCCGGAGACTTGTTCCTTGTCGAACTGGGACCCACTCGGCAGGGCCTGAGGATCGAACCCGGTGACGAAATCAGGTGGACCAGCGATCGCTTGGGGTCCCTCGCCCTGCGCCGAATCTGA
- a CDS encoding peptidase M16, producing MSEFTKTVLPNGVRVLIEPVPYVQSVAIGLWCATGSRHELDDEAGITHLIEHMLFKGTEKRTAKEIAQDIEGLGGHLNAFTDKESTCYYCRMLAADAQVGLDVLTDMLLHSRIDPEELAREQGVVLEEIKRNEDEPSDHVHELHLQARWGQHPLGKPVIGTRESVSGFAREHLLRYMERQYRGANVLVSIAGNVEGAKAQEFVEQLLGDVPSGGEAVACERPYGSAVNTYVGRDVEQVHFCIGTDGASVHDDDVYVLSVLDSALGGSMSSRLFQEIREKRGLAYAIGSYSLAYSAGGAYTVYGGTSPEQWPLVQELVADEFARVSRSGLEDEELARTKRSFAGQLAISLEGMGARMMRNARNEIYFGRRVPVTETLAKIDAVTHERIVDLAERMFAEGKVSTTAIGPE from the coding sequence ATGAGCGAATTCACAAAGACGGTCCTTCCTAACGGAGTTCGAGTCCTCATCGAGCCCGTACCCTACGTTCAGTCGGTCGCGATCGGGCTGTGGTGCGCTACGGGGAGTCGGCACGAACTCGACGACGAAGCCGGAATTACTCACTTGATCGAGCACATGCTCTTCAAGGGGACCGAAAAGCGAACCGCTAAAGAGATCGCGCAAGACATCGAGGGGCTTGGGGGGCACCTAAACGCCTTTACCGACAAGGAGTCCACGTGCTACTACTGCCGGATGCTCGCCGCGGACGCCCAGGTGGGGCTCGACGTGCTCACCGACATGCTGCTCCATTCCCGAATCGACCCCGAAGAATTGGCGCGGGAACAAGGCGTCGTGCTCGAAGAGATCAAGCGCAACGAAGACGAGCCTTCGGATCACGTGCATGAGCTTCACTTGCAAGCCCGATGGGGGCAGCATCCCCTGGGGAAGCCGGTCATCGGCACCAGGGAGTCCGTCAGCGGCTTCGCGCGCGAGCACCTGCTGAGGTACATGGAGCGGCAGTACCGGGGCGCAAACGTCCTCGTGTCTATCGCCGGGAACGTCGAGGGGGCAAAGGCGCAGGAGTTCGTCGAACAGCTTCTCGGTGACGTGCCCTCGGGCGGCGAGGCTGTGGCGTGCGAGCGGCCGTACGGATCGGCGGTCAACACGTACGTGGGGCGGGACGTTGAGCAGGTCCATTTCTGCATCGGCACGGACGGCGCATCCGTCCACGACGACGACGTGTACGTTCTTAGCGTTCTGGATTCGGCGTTGGGCGGGTCGATGAGCAGCCGGTTGTTTCAAGAGATTCGAGAAAAGCGCGGCCTTGCCTACGCGATCGGCAGCTATTCGCTCGCCTATTCGGCTGGAGGAGCGTACACGGTTTATGGGGGCACGAGCCCTGAGCAGTGGCCGTTGGTGCAGGAGTTGGTCGCCGATGAGTTCGCGCGCGTATCGCGGTCGGGTCTCGAAGACGAGGAACTGGCCCGCACCAAGAGGAGCTTTGCGGGCCAGTTGGCGATCTCGCTCGAAGGCATGGGCGCGCGGATGATGAGAAACGCGCGAAACGAGATTTACTTCGGGCGGCGAGTGCCTGTCACCGAAACGCTGGCCAAGATCGACGCCGTGACTCACGAAAGAATCGTCGACCTTGCGGAGCGCATGTTCGCCGAAGGGAAGGTGAGCACGACCGCGATCGGTCCTGAGTAG
- a CDS encoding two-component sensor histidine kinase, HisKA and HATPase domains, which produces MLQVHSSQPKTLLALRDMVGAMSAATSEDGLLAELAQILLTASDADGCDILLSDDGQSLILRASTYAPDYTHRCRLGKGIGLSGIVHQTGNPVFVRRHAMKHPSYVSYPGLDERHCEGVAVIPFWGASRILGACFLHRERVWPLSQRQKQRILEHVRDAARVWEGFENALQRGASSNRMGALTEVSRTLSTSPYVEEILQLLVNITAQQFNYKVCTVRLLDEARGELVLRATQAPARAYRKKRAIKLGESIAGRAISERRAVTVRDVRIEPDYIGHELAVEQGLCSMICVPLLLQDRTVGVLSCYTDHVRDFPSDEIAALETIAKQAAVSIEHARLQVRSTLLQEVHHRVKNNLQQIASLLRLQIRHGAHKTLDEALGDSLSRILAIASVHELLSREDLDHVGLRSLAEDLIHHQRESLMLPDRSIEFEVRGEDVHLHTTQATQVALVLNELIQNAVEHGFRDSLSGNVHITIEERDGEIGLWVSNDGDRLPTNFELGANSRLGLQIAQNLARSLGGRFVLEEKLGWAVAELKFSRTSSE; this is translated from the coding sequence ATGCTGCAAGTCCATTCATCGCAACCGAAGACCTTGTTGGCGCTGCGCGACATGGTGGGCGCGATGTCGGCGGCGACGTCCGAAGACGGCCTTCTGGCCGAGCTTGCTCAGATACTGCTGACGGCTTCCGACGCCGACGGTTGCGACATCTTGCTTTCGGACGACGGCCAGAGCCTCATCTTGAGGGCCAGTACCTATGCGCCCGACTACACGCATCGGTGCCGGCTCGGAAAGGGAATTGGGCTTTCCGGAATCGTTCATCAGACCGGGAATCCGGTGTTCGTTCGCCGCCATGCGATGAAGCACCCCAGCTACGTGAGCTATCCGGGGCTGGATGAAAGGCACTGCGAAGGCGTGGCCGTGATTCCGTTTTGGGGCGCGTCCCGCATTCTCGGCGCTTGCTTCCTCCACCGTGAACGAGTTTGGCCGCTCTCCCAGCGGCAGAAGCAGCGGATTCTCGAACACGTGCGCGATGCGGCGCGAGTGTGGGAAGGCTTTGAAAACGCGCTCCAGCGAGGAGCATCGTCCAACCGGATGGGCGCGTTGACCGAGGTCTCGCGGACCCTCTCGACGAGTCCCTACGTCGAGGAGATTCTCCAACTGCTCGTCAACATCACCGCGCAACAGTTCAACTACAAGGTCTGTACGGTTCGACTTTTGGATGAAGCGCGTGGCGAGCTGGTGTTACGCGCTACGCAGGCTCCCGCGAGGGCGTACCGCAAGAAGCGAGCGATCAAGCTGGGCGAGTCGATCGCAGGCAGGGCCATCTCCGAACGCAGGGCGGTAACCGTACGGGATGTCCGCATCGAGCCGGACTACATCGGCCACGAGCTTGCCGTAGAGCAGGGCCTTTGTTCGATGATTTGCGTGCCGCTCTTGCTGCAAGACCGCACCGTAGGGGTCTTGAGTTGCTATACCGATCACGTGAGGGACTTTCCCTCCGACGAAATCGCCGCTCTGGAGACCATCGCCAAGCAAGCTGCGGTCAGCATCGAACACGCGAGGCTTCAAGTTAGGAGCACGCTGCTCCAGGAGGTTCACCACAGGGTCAAGAACAACCTGCAGCAGATCGCTTCGCTCCTTCGACTGCAGATTCGCCACGGCGCCCACAAGACCCTCGACGAGGCGCTGGGCGATAGCCTTTCGCGCATCCTTGCGATCGCGTCGGTCCATGAACTCTTGAGCCGGGAGGACCTAGACCACGTTGGACTGAGATCCCTTGCCGAAGACCTCATCCACCATCAGAGGGAGTCGCTGATGCTGCCCGACCGCTCGATTGAGTTCGAAGTGCGGGGCGAAGACGTCCACTTGCACACCACGCAAGCGACTCAAGTCGCGCTCGTCCTCAACGAGTTGATTCAGAACGCCGTCGAACACGGGTTTAGGGACTCTCTCAGCGGCAACGTTCACATCACCATCGAAGAGCGAGACGGCGAGATCGGGCTTTGGGTGTCGAATGACGGCGACCGGCTTCCGACGAACTTCGAACTTGGGGCGAACAGTCGGCTGGGCCTCCAGATCGCCCAGAACTTGGCCCGCAGTCTGGGAGGGAGGTTTGTGCTGGAAGAGAAGCTGGGATGGGCCGTCGCTGAACTTAAATTTAGCCGAACATCGAGCGAGTGA
- a CDS encoding aquaporin, translating into MNVRAAFAELVGVFGFVFIGVSSVVVAAMPNSTLGLFGVAVAHGLGIAVMASAVAPVSGGHLNPAVSIGAWMANKLSLVDTVGYLVGQVAGAVLAVATVGYAFGNAALSDVMFGTPEIAARLTTTQAVIVEGVLAMFLVLSVFGTCIDSKAPKTGALFVGLSVLMGVLAGGTLTGASMNPARYLGPAIYGGALGDWVVYVSGPILGAAVAVAIYLYIRRPDAGEQPAD; encoded by the coding sequence ATGAACGTTCGAGCAGCGTTTGCGGAACTCGTCGGCGTGTTTGGATTCGTCTTCATCGGGGTGTCGAGCGTGGTCGTAGCTGCGATGCCCAATTCCACCTTGGGCCTGTTCGGGGTGGCGGTGGCGCACGGATTGGGCATCGCGGTTATGGCCAGCGCGGTCGCGCCGGTGAGCGGAGGACACTTGAACCCGGCCGTCTCGATCGGGGCATGGATGGCCAATAAGCTCAGCCTGGTAGATACGGTCGGCTACCTCGTCGGCCAGGTTGCTGGAGCCGTTTTGGCGGTAGCCACGGTCGGGTACGCGTTTGGCAACGCCGCGCTTTCCGATGTAATGTTCGGCACGCCCGAAATTGCGGCAAGACTCACGACGACCCAAGCGGTGATCGTCGAAGGCGTATTGGCCATGTTCCTCGTGCTGAGCGTTTTCGGCACGTGCATCGACTCGAAGGCCCCCAAGACCGGCGCGCTGTTCGTCGGACTCTCTGTGCTCATGGGAGTGCTGGCTGGGGGAACCTTAACGGGCGCAAGCATGAACCCCGCGCGGTATTTGGGTCCCGCGATCTATGGCGGAGCCTTGGGCGATTGGGTGGTCTACGTATCGGGTCCCATTCTCGGGGCCGCGGTAGCGGTAGCGATCTATCTCTACATCCGCAGACCCGACGCCGGAGAGCAACCAGCCGACTGA